A genomic segment from Microbulbifer elongatus encodes:
- a CDS encoding FMN-binding glutamate synthase family protein: protein MDLQAVAAIYAFAVKVLQIFAMLFAFGLVVLVLYVVYLYLSDIRQTKQAIRRNFPVLGRFRYQFEHLGEFFRQYFFALDREEMPFNRAQRSWVYRAAKNVDSTLAFGSTRPLNQPGDVVFLNHPFPTLAKDAVPPKEVTLGDGVARKPYTTRSIFNISGMSFGALSVPAVTALSKGAAKAGIWLNTGEGGLSSHHLAGGCDIVFQIGTAKYGVRDMEGRLSDEKLREVAEHEQVKMFELKLSQGAKPGKGGILPGVKVTPEIARVRGIPVGEDSISPNGHPEFHDVDGLLDMINHIREVTGKPTGFKCVIGNSDWLHELCEAILRRGAASAPDFITIDSADGGSGAAPQSLMDYMGLPLNRSLPLVVDLMTEYGLRDRIRIICAGKLLTPSMVAWALAMGADFVNCARGFMFALGCIQAMQCNKNTCPTGVTTHNPELQQGLDPMDKAERVYHYARNMEYEVGTIAHSCGVPEPRRLRRAHVEVINERGVPVPLTSLAPEGKPKAVIASDRDQI from the coding sequence ATGGATCTTCAAGCTGTCGCCGCTATCTATGCTTTTGCGGTCAAGGTACTCCAGATATTTGCCATGTTGTTCGCCTTCGGGCTGGTGGTGCTGGTGCTGTATGTGGTGTACCTGTACCTGTCGGATATCCGCCAGACAAAACAGGCGATCCGCCGCAACTTTCCGGTGCTGGGGCGTTTCCGCTATCAGTTCGAACACCTGGGTGAGTTTTTTCGTCAGTATTTCTTTGCCCTGGACCGGGAGGAGATGCCGTTCAATCGCGCCCAGCGCAGCTGGGTGTACCGCGCAGCGAAAAATGTAGACTCCACTCTTGCATTCGGCTCCACCCGTCCGCTGAATCAACCGGGCGATGTCGTGTTTCTCAATCATCCTTTCCCTACCCTGGCCAAAGATGCGGTGCCCCCGAAAGAGGTCACGCTGGGAGATGGAGTCGCGCGCAAGCCGTACACCACCCGATCGATTTTCAACATTTCTGGAATGAGTTTTGGCGCACTGTCGGTGCCCGCGGTCACTGCGCTCTCCAAAGGCGCGGCCAAAGCGGGCATTTGGCTGAATACCGGGGAAGGGGGCCTGTCTTCCCACCATCTGGCTGGCGGTTGTGACATCGTATTTCAGATTGGGACCGCGAAGTATGGTGTGCGCGATATGGAGGGCAGGCTGTCCGACGAAAAACTGCGCGAGGTTGCCGAACACGAACAGGTCAAAATGTTCGAGCTGAAGCTCTCGCAGGGGGCAAAGCCGGGGAAGGGTGGCATCCTGCCGGGAGTCAAGGTGACCCCGGAAATTGCCCGGGTGCGTGGCATACCGGTTGGGGAGGATTCAATCAGCCCCAACGGGCACCCGGAGTTTCACGACGTCGATGGCCTGCTGGATATGATCAATCATATTCGCGAGGTCACCGGCAAACCCACCGGCTTCAAGTGTGTCATCGGAAACAGCGATTGGCTGCACGAGCTGTGTGAGGCGATTTTGCGGCGCGGTGCGGCGAGTGCGCCGGACTTTATTACCATCGATAGCGCGGATGGTGGCAGTGGTGCCGCGCCGCAGAGCCTGATGGACTACATGGGCCTGCCACTGAATCGCAGTTTACCGCTGGTGGTGGATTTGATGACGGAATATGGCCTGCGTGATCGCATCAGAATCATTTGCGCCGGTAAATTGCTCACCCCCTCAATGGTCGCCTGGGCCCTTGCCATGGGGGCCGATTTTGTAAATTGCGCGCGGGGATTCATGTTCGCCCTCGGTTGTATTCAGGCCATGCAGTGCAATAAAAATACCTGTCCTACCGGTGTTACCACCCACAACCCGGAGTTGCAGCAGGGGCTGGATCCCATGGATAAAGCCGAACGCGTCTACCACTACGCCCGCAATATGGAATACGAAGTGGGCACCATCGCGCACTCCTGCGGCGTACCGGAACCGCGCCGGTTGCGCCGCGCTCACGTGGAGGTGATCAACGAGCGCGGCGTGCCCGTGCCGCTGACCAGCCTGGCACCGGAGGGCAAACCCAAAGCGGTGATCGCCAGCGACCGCGATCAGATCTGA
- a CDS encoding GIY-YIG nuclease family protein → MSDWFIYLIRTSKGTLYTGITRDVERRFQEHSSGGPKAAKALRGRGPLTLEFQQGVDSHSEALKLELQVKKWSKARKEALIAGALSLPEKILNPASETP, encoded by the coding sequence TTGTCCGACTGGTTTATTTACCTGATTCGCACCAGTAAAGGCACGCTGTATACCGGTATCACCCGGGACGTAGAGCGGCGCTTTCAGGAGCACAGCAGTGGTGGCCCCAAAGCCGCCAAGGCGCTGCGCGGACGCGGCCCCCTGACCCTGGAATTCCAGCAGGGTGTCGACAGCCATTCCGAGGCGCTCAAACTGGAATTGCAGGTGAAAAAGTGGAGCAAAGCGCGCAAGGAAGCGTTGATCGCCGGTGCACTCAGCCTGCCGGAGAAAATATTGAACCCGGCTTCCGAAACCCCCTAA
- a CDS encoding TSUP family transporter, with protein sequence MEITLTLLLILFAVAMLAGWVDTLAGGGGLLTVPALLLAGVPPVAALATNKSQAILGTFTATATLYSKGHLRERSLIFPIITAGIGAGVGAWLIQRVDTSWLNWVIPLLLLSVALYVWFTPNMGNSEREGKMREKQWALTCVPAVGVYDGAFGPGTGTFFAASGVAFRGQTLLTATIRAKLFNLTTNVVSLALFAAGGKVIWTIGGAMMVGQMLGAFIGSHTMLAGGTRLIRPLVITMCILMSLGQIAQHLDLIPLP encoded by the coding sequence ATGGAAATCACTCTCACGCTGCTGTTGATCCTGTTTGCCGTGGCCATGCTGGCGGGCTGGGTGGATACCCTCGCCGGTGGCGGCGGCCTGCTGACGGTACCTGCGCTTCTGCTTGCGGGCGTACCGCCGGTGGCCGCTCTGGCCACCAACAAGAGCCAGGCCATTCTGGGAACCTTTACCGCGACCGCCACCCTGTATTCCAAGGGGCACTTACGCGAGCGCTCATTGATCTTCCCCATCATTACCGCCGGGATTGGCGCGGGCGTGGGTGCCTGGCTGATTCAGCGGGTGGACACCAGCTGGCTCAACTGGGTAATCCCCCTGTTGCTGCTGAGCGTCGCGCTGTACGTGTGGTTCACTCCCAACATGGGCAATAGCGAGCGCGAAGGGAAAATGCGTGAAAAGCAGTGGGCGCTGACCTGCGTCCCCGCCGTGGGTGTGTACGACGGGGCCTTTGGTCCGGGAACCGGCACCTTCTTCGCCGCCTCCGGGGTCGCATTTCGCGGGCAGACCCTGCTCACCGCCACTATCCGCGCAAAGCTGTTCAACCTCACCACCAACGTGGTTTCCCTCGCGCTGTTTGCCGCCGGTGGCAAGGTGATCTGGACCATTGGCGGTGCCATGATGGTCGGGCAGATGCTGGGCGCCTTTATCGGCAGTCACACCATGCTCGCCGGCGGTACCCGCCTGATTCGCCCCCTGGTGATCACCATGTGCATATTGATGTCGCTGGGGCAGATCGCCCAGCATCTGGATCTGATTCCGCTGCCCTAG
- a CDS encoding PA0069 family radical SAM protein has product MANDVPDNPTRSLKGRGAISNLAGRFVDQVSSRECDGWETLLEPVERIETVAIEEKAKSIIATNQSPDIPFSQSINAYRGCEHGCVYCYARPAHAYMDLSPGLDFETRLFYKPNAVELLESALRKKTYRCSPIAMGTNTDPYQPLEKDKQITRRILETLQRYRHPVTIVTKSQLILRDLPILAELAQDNLAHVGISVTTLDNALKRKLEPRTAGPGARLRTIEALAHAGIPTAVMAAPMIPALNDSELEQILTRAHSAGAIHAAYILLRLPYEVAPLFRQWLAEHYPQRAEHVMSLVQQSRGGKDNQTAFGQRQRGTGVFAQLLQQRFRITCRKLGLNARKLDLDCSEFTLPPQSGEQQSLF; this is encoded by the coding sequence GTGGCCAACGACGTTCCCGACAATCCCACCCGCTCCCTCAAGGGCCGCGGTGCCATCAGTAACCTGGCGGGGCGCTTTGTAGATCAGGTTAGCAGCCGCGAGTGCGATGGCTGGGAGACCCTGCTGGAGCCCGTGGAGAGGATCGAGACGGTAGCGATCGAGGAAAAGGCAAAATCCATTATCGCCACCAACCAGTCACCGGACATTCCCTTCAGCCAGTCGATCAACGCTTATCGGGGCTGCGAGCATGGCTGCGTTTACTGTTACGCCCGCCCGGCCCACGCCTATATGGATCTGTCACCGGGGCTCGATTTTGAAACCCGGCTGTTCTACAAGCCCAACGCGGTGGAACTGCTGGAATCGGCACTGCGCAAAAAGACCTACCGCTGCAGCCCCATCGCCATGGGTACCAATACCGACCCCTACCAGCCCCTGGAGAAAGACAAGCAGATCACCCGCCGGATTCTGGAAACCCTGCAGCGCTATCGCCACCCGGTCACCATCGTCACCAAGAGCCAGCTGATCCTGCGCGACCTGCCGATCCTTGCCGAATTGGCCCAGGATAATCTGGCCCATGTGGGCATCAGCGTGACCACACTGGACAATGCACTGAAGCGCAAGCTGGAGCCACGCACCGCCGGCCCGGGGGCACGCCTGCGCACCATTGAAGCGCTGGCCCATGCCGGCATTCCCACCGCAGTGATGGCCGCGCCGATGATTCCCGCCCTCAACGATTCGGAACTGGAACAGATACTCACCCGCGCCCATTCGGCAGGCGCCATCCACGCCGCCTATATTCTGCTGCGGCTGCCCTACGAGGTGGCGCCACTGTTCCGCCAGTGGCTGGCGGAGCACTATCCACAACGGGCCGAGCATGTCATGAGCCTGGTGCAGCAGAGCCGCGGCGGCAAAGACAATCAGACAGCGTTCGGCCAGCGCCAGCGCGGTACCGGCGTATTTGCCCAGTTACTGCAGCAGCGATTTCGGATAACCTGTCGCAAACTGGGCCTGAACGCACGCAAGCTGGACCTGGATTGCAGTGAGTTCACCCTGCCACCCCAGTCCGGTGAGCAGCAGAGCCTGTTTTGA